Part of the Thermoleophilia bacterium genome, ATAGAGAGCCGCCGTCCCGTCACCACCCAAACCGTAGCCTGTCGAGGCGGGCACCCCGATTACCGGCACGTCCACCAGGCCCGCCACCACTGAAGGCAGAGCTCCCTCCATCCCCGCCACCACTACCAGGACATCGACCTGAGCCTCCAGCAGCCGATGAAGCGGCTCAGCCAGCCGGTGGAGGCCCGCTACACCGATGTCATAGGCCCGCTCCACCCGGCATCCCATGTGCTCCATGACCAGCGCCGCCTCCTCCGCTACCGGGATATCGGCCGTACCCGCAGTAAGCAGCCCTACACAGCCTGCGGCCTCTGGCCACTCGTAGCCGGGCGCATAAACGCCGAGCGAGCCTAGTTCGGGTTTGCCCCGCACTGTATACCCCTGCATGGCGTCCACTAGCGCAGCGCCGCGCTCCGGTTGCAGTCTTGCCACCAGGGCAAAGCCTCGCTCTGCCAAATAGGCCCGGACAATGGCTAGAAGCTGCTCATCAGTCTTACCCGCCCCGTAGATAACCTCAGGGACGGCCTTGCGGTGGTCGCGAAAGAGATCTAGGCGAGCAAACTCTCCCACTTGGGCGACAGAAAAAAGCCTAAGGCGTGCGAGGACCTCTTCCACAGTGCAGCGCCCAGCGGCCAAATCCTCAAGCAAGCGGCGCAATTCGTCCGTCACGGTTGTTGCCCCTCTTTGCCTAGACTCGCGCCCAGCCTGTAGACACGGCAAGCGTTGTCTTGCGTCACTGTCACTCTCTCCTCGTCAGATAGCACAGCCCGCAGATCGTCTTCATAGCGTCGAGGCGAAAGCAGGGGGTAGTCACTCCCAAACAGAAGTTTGTTTGCCCCCGCACACAGGATAGCCACCCTGTAAACCAAGGGACGGTAAAGATAGGGAACAGCAGCGGTGTCGTAATACACGTGGCTGAGGGCCTCCCGGACCTCGGGCATGAGCTCGTAAACAAATAGCCCCCCGCCCATGTGGGCAAAGACCAAGGGAGTCCCCCGGCAGGCCTCAGCGAGAGCTACGCACTCCGCGGGAGTGAACGTCCCCTTCCCGG contains:
- the larB gene encoding nickel pincer cofactor biosynthesis protein LarB — encoded protein: MTDELRRLLEDLAAGRCTVEEVLARLRLFSVAQVGEFARLDLFRDHRKAVPEVIYGAGKTDEQLLAIVRAYLAERGFALVARLQPERGAALVDAMQGYTVRGKPELGSLGVYAPGYEWPEAAGCVGLLTAGTADIPVAEEAALVMEHMGCRVERAYDIGVAGLHRLAEPLHRLLEAQVDVLVVVAGMEGALPSVVAGLVDVPVIGVPASTGYGLGGDGTAALYAMLQSCSPGLVVVNIDNGVGAGAAAALIARRR